The Clostridium septicum genome contains a region encoding:
- a CDS encoding metallophosphoesterase family protein translates to MREKIAIISDVHGNLNALNTVFNDINKRGITRIICLGDLVGKGPNTEEVVDKVKNNCEIVIKGNWDYLVSEVNNKYFVKWHKEKLRNDQLEYLKNLPIYSEFYISGNLVRIFHSSIKDLFFRVAVESTKEDKLKLFIPPQLNGKEADIVIYGHLHYAFIEYFAGKTLINVGSVGNPLEISEAAYAIIEGEYNSKKKDVISTSIIRIPYDVNKSIEDAEKSDMPDKEEYIYELKYAIYRGLKK, encoded by the coding sequence ATGAGGGAAAAAATAGCTATAATTTCAGATGTACATGGAAACCTAAATGCATTGAATACTGTGTTTAATGATATAAATAAGCGTGGAATAACTAGAATTATATGTTTAGGTGATTTAGTAGGAAAGGGACCTAATACAGAAGAAGTTGTTGATAAAGTTAAAAATAATTGTGAAATAGTTATTAAAGGTAACTGGGACTATCTTGTATCAGAAGTAAATAATAAATACTTTGTAAAATGGCATAAAGAAAAATTAAGAAATGATCAATTAGAATATCTAAAAAACCTTCCAATATATAGTGAATTTTATATAAGTGGAAATTTAGTTAGAATTTTTCATTCATCAATTAAAGATTTGTTTTTTAGAGTTGCAGTAGAATCAACAAAGGAAGATAAGCTTAAATTATTTATACCACCACAATTAAATGGAAAAGAAGCTGATATTGTTATATATGGACATTTACATTATGCATTTATAGAATACTTTGCTGGTAAAACATTGATAAATGTAGGTAGTGTAGGAAATCCTTTAGAAATTAGTGAGGCAGCTTATGCAATAATTGAAGGGGAATATAATTCAAAAAAGAAAGATGTAATCTCTACATCAATAATAAGAATTCCTTATGATGTAAATAAATCTATAGAAGATGCTGAAAAAAGTGATATGCCAGATAAAGAAGAATATATATATGAATTAAAATATGCAATATATAGAGGATTAAAGAAGTGA
- a CDS encoding MOSC domain-containing protein yields MNKLIAICTSEKKGTAKVMVNEVNVIEDFGIEGDAHAGKWHRQVSLLALEKIENFRSKGANVNFGAFGENLVVEGIELNKLPVGQRIKVGEVELEVTQIGKKCHDKCAIFYQVGQCIMPTNGIFTKVIKGGKIKVGDECILLDSGILL; encoded by the coding sequence ATGAATAAACTAATAGCTATATGTACAAGTGAAAAAAAGGGAACTGCCAAGGTAATGGTAAATGAAGTAAATGTTATAGAAGACTTTGGAATAGAAGGAGATGCCCATGCAGGAAAATGGCATAGACAAGTAAGTTTATTAGCATTAGAAAAAATAGAAAACTTTAGATCTAAAGGGGCAAATGTAAATTTTGGAGCCTTTGGAGAAAATTTAGTAGTTGAAGGAATAGAATTAAATAAACTTCCTGTAGGTCAAAGGATTAAGGTAGGAGAAGTGGAGTTAGAAGTAACTCAAATAGGAAAGAAGTGCCATGATAAATGTGCAATATTCTATCAAGTAGGACAATGTATTATGCCAACTAATGGGATATTTACCAAAGTTATAAAGGGTGGAAAAATAAAAGTAGGAGATGAGTGTATTTTATTAGATTCAGGAATACTGCTTTAA
- a CDS encoding ABC transporter ATP-binding protein, with translation MELSLENIKKNYGNKEVLKGASFIFKKGKIYGLLGRNGAGKTTLFNCISGEIKCDNGKIILSEDGDSTEILDYSKVGYVFSEPVLPEFLTGYEFLKFYIDINKNKIDNILTIEEYFDIIKINKEDRYRLIKGYSHGMKNKIQMLCFLISRPPVILLDEPLTSFDVVVALEIKNLLKRIKSNHIIIFSTHILQLATDLCDEIVVLNNGVLEGVDNKILNSSDFEEKIINILKEETND, from the coding sequence ATGGAGTTAAGCTTAGAAAATATTAAAAAAAATTATGGAAATAAAGAAGTGTTAAAAGGAGCTTCTTTTATTTTTAAAAAAGGAAAAATATATGGATTACTAGGTCGTAATGGAGCAGGTAAAACTACACTTTTTAATTGCATAAGTGGTGAGATTAAATGTGATAATGGAAAGATAATATTATCAGAAGATGGAGATTCTACAGAAATTTTAGATTATTCAAAGGTAGGGTATGTGTTTTCAGAGCCAGTTCTTCCTGAATTTTTAACAGGCTATGAATTTCTAAAGTTTTATATAGATATTAATAAAAACAAAATAGATAATATACTAACTATTGAAGAGTATTTTGACATAATAAAAATAAATAAAGAGGATAGATATAGACTTATAAAGGGATATTCCCATGGAATGAAAAATAAAATTCAAATGTTATGTTTTTTAATAAGTAGACCACCTGTAATTTTATTAGATGAACCATTAACATCATTTGATGTAGTAGTAGCTCTTGAAATAAAGAATTTATTAAAAAGGATAAAAAGTAATCATATAATAATTTTTTCAACACATATTTTGCAGTTAGCAACAGATTTATGTGATGAAATAGTTGTATTAAACAATGGAGTTTTAGAAGGAGTAGATAATAAAATTTTAAATAGTTCAGATTTTGAAGAAAAAATTATAAATATCTTAAAGGAGGAAACTAATGATTAG